Within the Pseudomonas orientalis genome, the region CGGCGCAGTCAGCGCCACCGCCAGGGTGGTCACGGTAATGCTCCACCCGGCCTGCCGGGCGCTCACCTGGAAGCTTTGGGCAAACACAGGCAGGATGCTCTGGGTCGCGTAGAGATTGAGGAACGCCGCACAGCCACACAGAAACACGGCAAGGCGGGCGTGATGCAAGCGCGGGTTCATGGGACCTCTCGTCTTATTGTCGAGGATCTTTATAGAATGCCCAGCGTGGCGAACACCAATACCGAATTCGGACCGATCAATACCCAGGAAACAGAATGCTTGATTTACGCAAGTTACGTTACTTCCTGACGGTCGCCGAAGAGCTGCACTTCGGTCGCGCGGCGCAGCGCCTGCACCTCGCCCAGCCGCCCCTGACGCGGCAGATCTCGGCCCTGGAAACCGAGCTCGGCTTTCGTCTGTTCGACCGCACCAGCCGCACCGTCACCCTGACCGCCCAGGGCCGGCACTTTCTACCCTATGCCCGCGCCGCGCTGGAGCACGCCCGGCTCGCGCAGGACATTGCCGCCAAGCTGGCCGCTGGCGCCACCGGCCAACTGGTGGTGGGCTATGCCAGCTCCATCGCGCTGTCGGAGCTGTTCAGCCAAACCCTGCGAGCCTTCGCCCAGCGTTTTCCCGAGGTGCAACTGACCCTGGTGGAGAGCGCTTCCGGTAGCCTGCATGCGCACGTGCTGGATGGTCGCATCGACATCGGCATGAGCCGCCTGCTGCCGGAGCCCGGGCAAACCGACGTCGAGGTGTTGTCGCTGGGGCAGGAACCCCTGGTCGCAGCGCTTTGCAGCGACAACCCATTAGCGGGCCAGGACGAAGTCACCCTCGCCCAGCTCAGTGAGTTCCCGTTGATTCTGTTTCCCAGCGATTACGGTTCGGGCCTCAACGGTTCCATCGAGCAGCTGTATCAACGCCACGGCCTGGCGCTGCGCCCGGGCCCCGCAGGGCGCCAGATCACCTCGATCATCGCCCTGGTGGCGGCAGGCCAGGGTGTCTCGCTGGTGCCCCAGTGCACCCGCACCCTGGCCAGGCAAGGCGTGGTCTACCGACCGTTGGCAGACCCCGAAGCCTGGGTGCACCTGCTGATCCTCACGCGCTCGCAATCACGCTCGCTGCTGGTCGAGGCGTTCATGGGGGTGGTCGGTGAAATGCTGCAAGGCCGGCCGGCGCTGGCTTAATCCGGGCAAAAAAATACCTCTGCGCGAGGGTAATGCCGTTCAGTTTTTGTAGGAGCGAGCTTGCTCGCGAAAAACCACAGGCGCCGCGTTCAATCAGGAAACACGCGTTATCGTTGACGTTTTTCGCGAACAAGCTCGCTCCTACAGAGGGCGATGTACGCTTAACTGAACAGCATTACCCTACGCGAGGGGTATTTTTCTACAGGCTGCTGCGTACAGGCGCGGCCGAAGCTGCGCCCGTTGCCGAATCAGGCCAGTTTCTTGTGGCGTACCCGGTGCGGTTGGGCAGCGGCTTCGCCCAGGCGCTTTTTACGGTCCGCTTCGTACTCGGTGTAGTTACCTTCGAAGAACACCGCTTGCGAATCATCCTCGTAAGCCAGGATGTGAGTCGCCACGCGGTCAAGGAACCACCGATCGTGAGAGATCACAATGGCGGCGCCCGGGAAGTCCAGCAGGGCTTCTTCCAGGGAACGCAGGGTTTCAACGTCAAGGTCGTTGGACGGTTCGTCGAGCAGCAACACGTTGCCGCCCTCTTTCAAGGTCAGGGCCAGGTGCAGGCGGCCACGCTCACCACCGGACAGGTCCTTGACGAACTTCTGCTGGTCGCCGCCCTTGAAGTTGAAGCGACCCACGTAGGTACGCGCCGGGATTTCATAGTTGCCGATACGGATCTGGTCGGAGCCGTCGGAAATCTGCTGGAATACCGTCTTGCTGCCATCGAGGTCTTCACGGCTCTGGTCCACACAGGCCAGTTGCACGGTTTCGCCGATCTCGATGCTGCCCGAATCCGGGGTTTCCTTGCCCATCAGCATGCGGAACAGCGTGGATTTACCCGCACCGTTACCGCCGATAACGCCGACGATCGCGCCTTTTGGCATGGAGAACGACAGGTTGTCGATCAGCACGCGGTCGCCATAGCCTTTGGAAACGTTCTTGAACTCGATGACCTTGTCACCCAGGCGCGGACCGGCCGGGATGTAGATCTCGTTGGTCTCGCTGCGCTTCTGGAATTCCTGCGACTGCATTTCTTCAAAGCGTTGCAGACGGGCCTTGGATTTGGACTGACGGGCCTTGGCGCCTTTGCGCACCCACTCCAGTTCTTCCTTCATGGCTTTTTCATGGGCCGATTGCTGCTTGGATTCGGCGGCCAGACGGTCGGACTTGGCTTCCAGCCAACCGGAGTAGTTGCCCTCGTAAGGGATACCGGCGCCACGGTCGAGTTCGAGGATCCAGCCGGCGACGTTGTCGAGGAAGTAACGGTCGTGCGTGATCGCTACCACGGTGCCTGGGAAATCGTGCAGGAAGTGCTCCAGCCAGGCGACGGAATCGGCGTCCAGGTGGTTGGTCGGTTCGTCGAGCAGCAGCATGTCGGGAGCCGACAGCAGCAGGCGGCACAGGGCCACGCGGCGCTTCTCGCCACCGGACAGGAACTCGACCTTGGCGTCCCAGGCCGGCAGGCGCAGGGCGTCGGCGGCGACTTCGAGCTGGCGCTCCAGGTTATGACCGTCGCCGGCCTGCAGGATGGCTTCGAGCTTGGCCTGTTCGGCGGCCAGCTTGTCGAAGTCGGCATCCGGCTCGGCGTAGGCGGCGTAGACCTCGTCCAGGCGCGCCTGGGCGTCCTTGATCACGCTGACGGCCTCTTCGACCACTTCACGCACGGTCTTGGTCGGGTCCAGGATCGGCTCCTGGGGCAGGTAGCCGATGTTCAGCTCCGGCATCGGGCGGGCTTCGCCTTCGAACTCGGTGTCGACGCCGGCCATGATTTTCAGCAGCGTGGATTTACCCGAACCGTTGAGGCCGAGCACGCCGATCTTGGCGCCTGGAAAAAAGGACAGCGAAATGTTTTTCAGGATTTCCCGCTTCGGCGGAACAACTTTTCCCAGCCGATGCATGGTGAAGACGTATTGAGCCATGGTGAACCTAGCGTCAGTGACTGATGAATTAAGCGGACGAAGCCCGTGCCAGGCCATGCGCCGCGCGGGCCGTTGACTATCATCAATGCCGGCGAGCGAAAAAAAGCCTGAATATCTGGGGCTGGAACGCCCCCGCGTAACCGGCAAAGCTACCTGAATGCGCTGGGGCAGTCCAGCCAGGCGGGACTGGCACTTTGCCACAACTCAAGGCATGCTAGCCGCCCTCCGGGCGTCCGGCTTATAGTGCACGTCGCGCGCCAGTCCAGCCAACCGCAGGATCACAGCTTGTCCAAAGTCACGCCGCCCACGCCCTTGCGCGCCGCTCATCTAGCGCCCGGAGCCCCCCTGCACGGCACCTTCAAAGGCGCGTTGGCAACGCTTGTGCTGGTGTTGCTCGCGTTATTGTTCTGGCAACTGCTCGACCAATTGCAGCAAAACCAGAAAAACCAACAGCAATACACCATCGACTACAGCGCCGACCTGGCCGAACAGATCAGCCAGAATATGGCCCTCAGCGCACAGATCGCCTTGAATCTGCTGCCGATGGTCGAGCCGCCGCGCAACGTCGAACAACAACTGGCCCTGATGCGCACGTTGCAGCGCTCATTTCCCGAACTGCGCAGCTTCGCCCTGCTCGCCCCCAGTGGCGCCTTGATCAGCGACACCGCCAACGACAGCCAGGACAGTGCCCTGCTCGAAGAACTGGTCAAGCGCAGTCACGCCCAAGCCTATTACCTGAGCAACGACAGCGATGGCACCGTCATCTATCTGTTGCTGCACCAGCCCAGCGGTGGCTCGAAACTGTACTGGGCGCTGCGCCTGACGCCTACTTACCTGGCCAACCTGACGCGCCAGGATGCCCAGGGCCAGCGCCCGATGTGGGCGATCGAGAACCGCCTGAACCACCGCGTGGTCAGCCGCGACAGCGGCATGCCAGCACCCTGGGCCACTGCGTTGACCCCGGACGAGTTGAATAAAAGTGTGCTGGTCACACCCTTGAGCAAAAGTGACTGGCAACTGCACGGGCTGTTCGACCGCAGCGCGGTGCTCGAACAACTGCTGCCGGCCTTTATCGGCAAATGCCTGCTGGGCCTGGCATTTTCGCTGATCCCGGTGATCGTGCTGCTGAACATGCGCCGGCGCCAGCGCCAGGTGAATGAGGGCCGCCGACGTTACCAGGATATTTTCGAAGGCACCGGCGTGGCCTTGTGCGTACTCGATCTGTCGGGCGTGAAGGCGTTCTGCGACAAGACCCAGGTGCAGGACAGCGAACAATTGCACGCCTGGATGCAGGCCAACCCCGCCGAGCGGCGCAAGCTGCTCAAGGAGTTGCGCG harbors:
- a CDS encoding LysR family transcriptional regulator gives rise to the protein MLDLRKLRYFLTVAEELHFGRAAQRLHLAQPPLTRQISALETELGFRLFDRTSRTVTLTAQGRHFLPYARAALEHARLAQDIAAKLAAGATGQLVVGYASSIALSELFSQTLRAFAQRFPEVQLTLVESASGSLHAHVLDGRIDIGMSRLLPEPGQTDVEVLSLGQEPLVAALCSDNPLAGQDEVTLAQLSEFPLILFPSDYGSGLNGSIEQLYQRHGLALRPGPAGRQITSIIALVAAGQGVSLVPQCTRTLARQGVVYRPLADPEAWVHLLILTRSQSRSLLVEAFMGVVGEMLQGRPALA
- the ettA gene encoding energy-dependent translational throttle protein EttA, which produces MAQYVFTMHRLGKVVPPKREILKNISLSFFPGAKIGVLGLNGSGKSTLLKIMAGVDTEFEGEARPMPELNIGYLPQEPILDPTKTVREVVEEAVSVIKDAQARLDEVYAAYAEPDADFDKLAAEQAKLEAILQAGDGHNLERQLEVAADALRLPAWDAKVEFLSGGEKRRVALCRLLLSAPDMLLLDEPTNHLDADSVAWLEHFLHDFPGTVVAITHDRYFLDNVAGWILELDRGAGIPYEGNYSGWLEAKSDRLAAESKQQSAHEKAMKEELEWVRKGAKARQSKSKARLQRFEEMQSQEFQKRSETNEIYIPAGPRLGDKVIEFKNVSKGYGDRVLIDNLSFSMPKGAIVGVIGGNGAGKSTLFRMLMGKETPDSGSIEIGETVQLACVDQSREDLDGSKTVFQQISDGSDQIRIGNYEIPARTYVGRFNFKGGDQQKFVKDLSGGERGRLHLALTLKEGGNVLLLDEPSNDLDVETLRSLEEALLDFPGAAIVISHDRWFLDRVATHILAYEDDSQAVFFEGNYTEYEADRKKRLGEAAAQPHRVRHKKLA